In Ochotona princeps isolate mOchPri1 chromosome 21, mOchPri1.hap1, whole genome shotgun sequence, a single genomic region encodes these proteins:
- the LOC101530275 gene encoding serine protease 44, whose product MESLTPVTPTPPNADTVPGDINPASGCGHRVVRIIGGVPAPERKWPWQVSLQIDNEHICGGSLISHQWVLTASHCIIGFMDYTVKLGDVNIGNKSTATVVPVRDIVIHYDYTSTGTIRHDIALALLDFPVNYSSYIQPICLPEKTFMVPTDTACWVTGWGKLHEADPSNKAPEHLQEVELSIMRYKECNKLLKRLMNSRSDVTQEGTVCGYSELGKDSCQGDSGGPLVCEFNKTWIQVGIVSWGVGCGRQGYPGVYTEVSFYMDWVKRLMNQATCLDSSAFFILFLCLMLTPGFLITLWSP is encoded by the exons ATGGAATCGCTCACTCCCGTAACCCCGACACCCCCAAATGCAGATACTGTACCTGGAGACATAAACCCAG CTTCAGGCTGCGGCCACAGAGTTGTGAGGATAATTGGCGGAGTGCCAGCCCCAGAGAGGAAGTGGCCCTGGCAGGTGAGCCTCCAGATTGATAATGAACACATATGTGGAGGCTCCCTCATCTCCCATCAGTGGGTCCTGACTGCCAGCCACTGTATCATCGG CTTTATGGACTACACGGTGAAGCTGGGAGATGTCAACATTGGTAATAAGAGTACGGCAACCGTGGTTCCCGTGCGAGACATTGTCATACACTACGACTACACTTCTACGGGGACTATCAGGCATGATATTGCACTTGCTCTGCTCGACTTCCCTGTGAACTACTCCTCGTACATTCAGCCCATTTGCCTCCCCGAGAAGACTTTCATGGTGCCAACTGATACTGCATGCTGGGTAACTGGATGGGGTAAACTACATGAAGCAG ATCCATCAAACAAGGCACCAGAGCACCTTCAGGAGGTTGAGTTAAGCATTATGCGCTACAAGGAATGCAATAAATTACTCAAAAGACTGATGAACAGTAGAAGTGACGTGACCCAAGAAGGGACTGTCTGTGGCTATAGTGAATTAGGAAAGGACTCTTGCCAG gGAGATTCTGGGGGGCCCTTGGTCTGTGAATTTAATAAAACGTGGATTCAGGTGGGAATCGTGAGCTGGGGCGTCGGCTGTGGTCGTCAAGGCTATCCTGGAGTGTACACGGAAGTTAGTTTTTATATGGACTGGGTCAAAAGACTTATGAATCAAGCTACGTGTCTGGATTCATCTGCCTTCTTCATCCTGTTCCTGTGTCTGATGCTGACACCCGGCTTCCTGATAACTCTGTGGTCACCCTAG